The following coding sequences are from one Desulfosoma caldarium window:
- a CDS encoding L-lactate MFS transporter — MTAPQATVDKVPGKAWQVVVAGIVVNLCLGCLYAWSVWVKYLTDKNLMESQGWVPLTAEQASNPASLCILIFALLMIPGGRIQDRYGPTIAASIGGLAIGLGLLVAGLMKSYTGILLGFGIGGGIGMGVGYAAPTPAALKWFGPHKRGLIAGLVVSGYGLAAFYVAPLANWLITTYSMSASFYVLGVAYLVVILVAAQFLAWPEPGYVPPQPSVAAVAAKAPTQTRADWTAAEMLKTWQFYALVIMFCINTQAGLLLIGHVNKMIAGIMKAGYLLVSWGAIFNSIGRIGTGIISDKIGRTNGLIVNYIAAAVIMFLLPYLFGIKNIPLLFIACAVGFWCYGGGLSLFPSFTADFYGPKNLGFNYGLVFIGWGLGAFMPKLAGRIYDKYQSYDYAFYIAGVLLIAGIILALVTRRPRYATD; from the coding sequence ATGACAGCGCCGCAAGCAACCGTGGACAAGGTTCCAGGCAAGGCCTGGCAGGTGGTGGTGGCTGGGATCGTGGTGAATTTGTGTCTCGGCTGTCTTTATGCTTGGAGTGTCTGGGTAAAATATCTGACCGACAAGAATTTGATGGAATCGCAAGGTTGGGTGCCCCTTACGGCGGAACAAGCTTCCAACCCGGCGTCTTTGTGTATTCTGATCTTTGCATTGCTCATGATTCCCGGCGGGCGCATTCAGGACCGTTATGGCCCGACCATCGCCGCTTCCATCGGCGGCCTGGCCATTGGCTTGGGGCTTCTTGTGGCGGGCCTGATGAAAAGCTACACGGGAATCCTTTTGGGTTTCGGCATTGGCGGCGGCATTGGCATGGGTGTAGGTTACGCGGCCCCGACGCCAGCGGCACTCAAGTGGTTCGGCCCGCATAAACGAGGTCTCATAGCCGGTCTGGTGGTTAGCGGGTATGGGCTGGCCGCCTTTTATGTGGCGCCTTTGGCCAACTGGCTCATCACCACCTACAGTATGAGTGCTTCCTTTTATGTTCTTGGAGTAGCCTACTTGGTGGTGATCTTAGTTGCGGCTCAGTTCCTGGCGTGGCCGGAACCCGGCTATGTCCCTCCGCAGCCTTCTGTGGCGGCGGTAGCCGCCAAGGCCCCGACCCAGACGCGGGCAGATTGGACCGCTGCAGAAATGCTCAAGACCTGGCAGTTTTATGCCCTGGTCATTATGTTCTGCATCAACACGCAAGCGGGTCTTCTGCTCATCGGCCATGTGAACAAGATGATCGCAGGCATCATGAAAGCCGGATATCTTTTGGTGTCCTGGGGAGCCATCTTCAATTCCATCGGCCGAATCGGTACGGGGATCATTTCCGACAAGATCGGGCGCACCAATGGCCTCATCGTCAACTACATCGCTGCGGCTGTGATCATGTTCCTGCTACCCTATTTGTTTGGGATTAAAAACATCCCGCTTCTTTTTATCGCCTGTGCCGTGGGGTTCTGGTGCTACGGCGGCGGGTTGTCTTTGTTCCCATCCTTTACGGCGGACTTTTACGGTCCCAAGAACCTGGGGTTCAATTACGGCCTGGTGTTCATCGGCTGGGGCTTGGGCGCCTTTATGCCCAAATTGGCCGGGCGCATTTATGACAAGTACCAGTCCTACGATTATGCCTTCTACATTGCCGGAGTTTTGCTCATTGCGGGCATCATTCTGGCTCTTGTGACCAGGCGGCCGAGATATGCGACGGATTGA
- a CDS encoding gamma carbonic anhydrase family protein — protein sequence MHDGVAEGRGAVSLRPGLVAYKGIVPTLGQDVYIAPGAWVVGDVHIGDRTSIWFNTVVRGDVHFIRIGSDTNIQDNVTLHVTGKRFPLLIGNGVTVGHQAVVHGCVVEDDCLIGMGAIVLDGARIGKGSLVAAGAVVSPGTEVPPGSVVMGIPAEVKKTLTEEEKERIRETAEHYVKLARRYRHDEAMSRDRPIRGFLR from the coding sequence ATGCACGACGGGGTTGCCGAAGGGCGCGGTGCCGTGAGCCTGAGGCCGGGCCTGGTTGCCTACAAAGGAATCGTTCCCACATTGGGCCAAGACGTTTATATCGCACCCGGAGCTTGGGTTGTGGGGGATGTGCACATCGGAGATCGGACAAGTATTTGGTTTAATACGGTCGTGCGCGGCGATGTGCACTTCATTCGCATCGGCAGCGACACCAACATTCAGGATAACGTCACCCTGCACGTGACCGGGAAAAGGTTTCCCCTACTCATTGGAAATGGCGTGACCGTGGGGCATCAGGCTGTGGTCCATGGCTGTGTTGTGGAAGACGACTGCCTTATTGGCATGGGAGCCATCGTCCTGGATGGGGCTCGGATCGGCAAAGGATCCCTTGTGGCGGCTGGCGCGGTGGTGAGTCCTGGGACCGAAGTGCCGCCGGGAAGCGTGGTCATGGGTATTCCGGCCGAGGTCAAGAAGACGCTCACCGAAGAGGAAAAGGAAAGAATTCGGGAAACGGCCGAACACTATGTCAAGCTGGCTCGGCGCTATCGGCACGACGAGGCCATGTCAAGGGATCGTCCCATTCGAGGATTTTTGAGATGA
- a CDS encoding sulfite exporter TauE/SafE family protein: MDLPIHLYLPIAGNSVNILHILGLGGIVGLLSGIFGVGGGFLMTPLLIMIGIPPTVAAASDSNQIVGASTSGTVAHFRLGNVDFKMGLLLLLGGVLGGTLGVHIIKILRRLGNADFLISLTYVLMLGIIGTYMFQESYRSLKKTSREPEKVPASANPGRPSVYARFVASLPLEADFPRSGVRMSVLMPVLLGTLVGILAAIMGVGGGFIMVPVMVYLLRMPMHVVVGTSLFQILFTCVNVTIMQSYINQTVDFVLAFLLLLGSTVGAQVGARISKRLRGDQLKIILAVLVLLVMVKMLLGLLLTPDVLIAEAGGH; this comes from the coding sequence ATGGATCTTCCAATTCATCTTTATCTTCCCATTGCAGGGAACAGTGTGAACATCCTACACATCCTGGGGTTGGGGGGCATCGTGGGATTGCTGTCCGGCATTTTCGGCGTGGGGGGCGGCTTTCTCATGACGCCCTTGCTCATCATGATCGGCATTCCCCCCACGGTGGCGGCCGCTTCCGATTCCAACCAGATCGTGGGAGCGTCTACGTCGGGAACGGTGGCCCATTTTCGCTTGGGCAACGTGGATTTCAAAATGGGCCTGTTGTTACTTCTAGGGGGCGTTTTGGGGGGCACTCTGGGCGTTCACATCATCAAAATCCTGCGACGTCTGGGCAATGCCGATTTCTTGATCAGTCTTACGTACGTGCTTATGCTCGGCATCATCGGCACCTACATGTTTCAAGAAAGCTATCGGTCGCTAAAAAAAACCAGCCGTGAACCTGAAAAGGTTCCCGCCTCGGCCAATCCAGGGCGCCCATCGGTCTATGCCCGCTTTGTTGCGTCGCTGCCCCTGGAGGCGGATTTTCCCCGATCCGGTGTTCGCATGTCGGTCCTGATGCCCGTTCTGCTGGGGACTCTGGTGGGCATTTTGGCGGCCATTATGGGCGTGGGAGGTGGTTTCATTATGGTGCCCGTGATGGTGTATTTGCTTCGCATGCCTATGCACGTGGTCGTGGGAACGAGTTTGTTTCAGATTTTGTTTACCTGCGTTAATGTCACTATCATGCAGTCCTACATCAACCAGACGGTGGATTTCGTTCTGGCATTTCTGCTGCTTCTCGGATCCACCGTAGGAGCTCAGGTGGGAGCTCGTATCAGCAAGCGGCTTCGTGGAGATCAGCTCAAGATCATTCTGGCCGTGCTGGTTCTGTTGGTGATGGTTAAGATGTTGTTGGGTTTGTTGCTCACCCCTGATGTTCTTATTGCGGAAGCTGGAGGGCACTGA
- a CDS encoding sigma-54-dependent transcriptional regulator: protein MEKAWRLAIIDDESMVCKRITHALSKEGYQVESFLAASPFFQAMQANPFDVVLTDLRLPDMNGLNVLTRVKERWPWVEVIVITGYGSIDSAVAAMKAGAYHYVPKPLRLSELRHLIRGAVEKVALRRENERLREALRGRDPLGRIVGKSQTIQHVFALIRKVAPLDCTVLIEGQSGTGKELVARAIHGLSPRASRPFVAFNCGGFTEALITSELFGYEKGAFTGATTTKLGLMESAMGGTVFLDEIGEMPLTMQVKLLHVLQEKRVFRVGGTRPIALDIRILAATNKDLKQEVLAGRFREDLYYRLNVVRIPLPTLAERRDDIPLLVAHFIEKYQTLFGKPVEGIHPHALEILKKHSFPGNVRELENIIERAVALTEKPLIGVDDLPEDVRQLEVDAYPAEELLSLEEVEKRHISRVLAKTNYNKNLASQILGLPRTTLWRKIKKYGILQSSPSKPSH from the coding sequence ATGGAGAAGGCGTGGCGCCTGGCCATCATTGACGATGAGTCCATGGTTTGCAAGAGGATCACGCACGCCCTGAGTAAGGAAGGCTACCAAGTGGAATCCTTTCTTGCAGCGAGTCCCTTTTTTCAGGCGATGCAGGCAAACCCTTTTGATGTGGTTCTCACCGACCTTCGACTTCCCGACATGAACGGTTTGAATGTTCTCACACGGGTCAAAGAACGATGGCCCTGGGTGGAAGTTATCGTGATCACTGGCTACGGATCCATCGACAGTGCAGTGGCGGCCATGAAGGCCGGCGCCTACCATTATGTACCCAAACCCCTTCGACTCAGTGAACTTCGGCACCTGATTCGAGGGGCCGTCGAGAAAGTGGCCCTGCGTCGTGAAAACGAACGCCTTCGCGAAGCCCTGCGGGGCCGGGATCCCCTGGGCCGCATCGTGGGCAAAAGCCAAACCATCCAGCATGTCTTCGCGCTGATCCGCAAGGTGGCTCCCTTGGACTGCACCGTTCTCATTGAAGGGCAGAGCGGAACGGGAAAAGAGCTTGTGGCTCGAGCCATTCACGGCTTGAGTCCTCGAGCCTCTCGCCCGTTTGTTGCTTTCAATTGTGGAGGGTTCACCGAGGCGCTGATCACGAGCGAGCTGTTTGGCTACGAAAAAGGCGCCTTCACGGGTGCCACAACGACCAAGCTGGGTCTCATGGAATCTGCCATGGGGGGCACCGTTTTTCTCGATGAAATCGGGGAGATGCCTCTAACCATGCAGGTCAAGCTGCTTCATGTACTTCAGGAAAAACGCGTTTTTCGGGTGGGTGGCACCCGGCCCATTGCCCTCGATATTCGCATTCTCGCCGCCACCAACAAGGACCTTAAGCAGGAAGTCCTCGCCGGCCGGTTTCGGGAGGACCTCTACTACAGGCTGAACGTCGTGCGCATTCCCCTGCCCACGCTGGCCGAGCGCCGTGATGATATTCCTCTCCTGGTAGCCCACTTTATCGAGAAGTACCAAACCCTTTTCGGCAAACCTGTGGAAGGCATTCACCCACACGCTTTGGAAATCCTCAAAAAGCACAGCTTTCCTGGAAACGTTCGCGAGTTGGAAAACATTATCGAACGGGCTGTGGCCCTCACCGAAAAACCTCTCATCGGCGTGGACGACCTTCCCGAAGATGTGCGCCAGCTGGAAGTGGATGCCTACCCGGCAGAAGAACTGCTGTCCCTCGAGGAAGTGGAAAAGCGCCACATCAGCAGAGTCCTGGCCAAGACGAACTACAACAAGAATCTGGCGTCTCAGATTCTTGGTCTGCCTCGCACCACCCTGTGGAGGAAGATAAAAAAGTACGGCATTCTACAGTCCTCCCCCTCGAAGCCGTCCCACTGA
- a CDS encoding sensor histidine kinase, with translation MLKTIQARILAISAISLILVASLGVHYWYWMNTIGNKLILSEQFEDLFNDMLEIRRFEKNFLLYSNPTSLEEGHVYLQRAEQTMKTLWPTIQKVMGQEASRRFLSEFMAYKDLIARYSAAPSSADKEGLEEVRNHGKLLVDFTERLLTKKRESIHKALKQAYRFPLATLVLITLVLVGVFRFVNTQLLKPLAILRETTARVAQGDFRPIEYESKAEDEISLLINAFNSMAQELEANQEALLHSRKIAALGTFTAGIAHELNNPLNNVYLTAEALLEDHGSSLEPEARELVLDILNQAERAAEIVKNLLDFSRTDRPKLEKLDITSVIHQTLKLVKNQLLLAGIHAEVKTENSIPLIQGHRRNLEQVFLNLFLNAIQAMPNGGEIRIRLSTSGTLVRIDVTDTGVGICPENLEHIFEPFYTTKGVGRGTGLGLSVTYSLIQKHGGYIEVQSEVGVGTTFSVFLPALDPETQDNEVSLHGEGVAPGHH, from the coding sequence ATGTTGAAAACCATCCAGGCTCGGATTCTGGCCATATCCGCCATCAGCCTGATTCTCGTGGCCAGTCTCGGCGTGCACTACTGGTATTGGATGAATACAATCGGTAACAAACTTATCTTAAGCGAGCAGTTCGAAGATCTTTTTAATGACATGTTGGAGATTCGCCGTTTCGAAAAAAACTTTCTGCTCTACTCGAACCCCACAAGCCTTGAGGAGGGTCACGTTTACCTGCAACGTGCCGAGCAGACCATGAAAACGCTTTGGCCGACCATTCAAAAGGTCATGGGACAGGAGGCCTCCCGTAGGTTTCTGAGCGAATTTATGGCTTACAAAGATCTGATCGCTCGCTACAGTGCCGCGCCCTCGTCCGCTGACAAAGAAGGTCTCGAGGAAGTCAGAAACCATGGGAAGCTGTTGGTGGACTTCACCGAACGGTTGCTAACCAAAAAACGTGAGAGCATTCATAAGGCCCTCAAACAGGCCTATCGCTTTCCACTGGCCACGCTGGTTCTGATCACCCTGGTTCTGGTCGGTGTCTTTCGGTTCGTGAACACGCAGCTGTTGAAGCCTCTGGCGATTCTGAGAGAGACGACGGCGCGCGTCGCCCAGGGGGATTTTCGTCCCATTGAATATGAAAGCAAGGCCGAGGATGAAATCTCTCTTCTCATCAACGCGTTTAACAGCATGGCTCAGGAACTGGAAGCCAACCAGGAAGCTCTTCTGCATTCTCGCAAAATTGCTGCCTTGGGCACCTTCACGGCGGGCATTGCCCATGAATTAAACAATCCTCTGAACAATGTCTACCTGACCGCCGAGGCCCTGCTTGAAGACCATGGGTCTTCCTTGGAACCGGAAGCGCGCGAATTGGTGCTTGACATTCTCAACCAGGCCGAACGAGCTGCCGAGATTGTCAAGAACTTGCTCGATTTTTCGCGCACAGACCGGCCTAAATTGGAAAAACTGGACATTACATCCGTCATTCATCAAACCCTGAAACTTGTGAAGAACCAACTGCTCTTGGCGGGAATCCATGCGGAGGTGAAGACCGAGAATTCCATTCCGCTTATTCAAGGTCATCGACGAAACCTGGAGCAAGTGTTTCTGAACCTTTTTCTCAATGCAATTCAGGCCATGCCCAACGGCGGGGAAATCAGGATTCGGTTGTCAACCTCAGGCACGCTAGTGCGCATCGACGTAACCGATACTGGCGTAGGCATTTGTCCAGAAAACCTGGAACACATCTTCGAACCCTTTTACACCACCAAGGGGGTCGGCCGTGGCACAGGCCTGGGCCTTTCCGTTACCTATTCCTTGATTCAAAAGCACGGGGGGTATATAGAGGTCCAGAGCGAAGTGGGGGTCGGCACGACCTTTTCCGTCTTTTTGCCAGCCCTGGATCCCGAAACGCAGGACAACGAGGTTTCCCTGCATGGAGAAGGCGTGGCGCCTGGCCATCATTGA
- a CDS encoding TIGR02186 family protein produces the protein MRRTWLFITTLGWLALLGCPEARALNVIVRPQAFEIGTFFNGTTLNVEGQVGADQEVVVRFVGVPGDLHLKKKAKVLNLLWMNRGSVDFHGVPNVFVVYLPKPWEALEGEAPARDAEGIRKLSLENLESLVFMEPEGEDKHLLFHELLKLKTKQKLYQEHVGRVHYTQKGQGQRTFQASLAIPARLTEGQYRVEVYAVADGRILDSAIVPVQARLVAAPAFIKNLAFQHPFWHGVLATLVAVVGGLIVGYLFGTSKGSH, from the coding sequence ATGAGGCGCACATGGCTTTTTATTACGACCCTGGGATGGTTGGCCTTGCTGGGTTGTCCTGAGGCACGAGCTTTGAATGTGATCGTGCGCCCTCAGGCCTTTGAAATCGGCACCTTTTTCAACGGCACCACTCTGAACGTGGAAGGCCAAGTGGGGGCGGATCAAGAGGTTGTGGTGCGCTTTGTGGGCGTGCCGGGGGATCTGCATCTTAAGAAAAAGGCCAAGGTGTTGAATTTGCTGTGGATGAACCGAGGCTCCGTGGACTTTCACGGGGTTCCCAACGTCTTTGTGGTCTATCTGCCCAAACCTTGGGAAGCCCTGGAGGGGGAAGCGCCCGCACGAGATGCTGAAGGCATTCGAAAGCTAAGCCTGGAAAATTTGGAGTCTCTCGTCTTCATGGAACCGGAAGGCGAAGACAAGCACCTCCTTTTCCACGAGCTTCTAAAGCTTAAAACCAAGCAAAAACTGTATCAGGAGCATGTGGGTCGGGTGCACTACACTCAAAAAGGGCAAGGGCAACGAACCTTTCAAGCCTCTTTGGCCATTCCGGCTCGACTCACCGAAGGGCAGTATCGCGTGGAAGTGTACGCTGTTGCGGACGGGCGCATCCTTGATTCGGCCATCGTCCCTGTTCAGGCACGCCTCGTTGCAGCGCCGGCTTTCATAAAGAACCTGGCTTTTCAGCATCCCTTTTGGCACGGGGTTTTGGCCACGCTGGTGGCCGTGGTCGGCGGCCTGATTGTGGGATACCTTTTCGGCACCTCCAAAGGGTCCCACTGA
- a CDS encoding GNAT family N-acetyltransferase produces the protein MFGKKEVLLKDGTPVNVRLMTREDGDALYRFFHNLTDDELLYVRHNVRDPHVVQQWVNNLDYRRVLPLLAWVKNEIVADVTLHLIPHGWKRHIGEVRTVVSPKYQNKGLATLMLNELVALASEIGLEKLWAEIPLDSPAAIRAFRNAGFGCKAVIEGLVKDIHQRNVDILIMVCDVTAYYDPRWGTIKSLEPL, from the coding sequence ATGTTTGGAAAGAAAGAGGTTTTGCTCAAAGACGGCACGCCGGTCAACGTCCGCTTGATGACCCGAGAGGACGGCGACGCCCTCTACCGGTTCTTTCACAATCTGACCGACGATGAGCTTCTCTACGTTCGCCATAACGTTCGGGACCCTCACGTGGTGCAACAGTGGGTCAACAATCTGGATTACCGCCGCGTTTTACCTTTGCTAGCTTGGGTTAAAAACGAAATTGTGGCCGACGTGACACTGCATCTGATTCCCCATGGCTGGAAACGGCACATCGGCGAAGTGCGCACCGTCGTCTCACCCAAATACCAGAACAAAGGGCTTGCCACCCTCATGCTCAACGAACTCGTTGCCCTGGCATCCGAAATTGGCTTGGAAAAACTCTGGGCCGAGATTCCTCTGGATTCCCCAGCAGCCATTCGCGCTTTTCGAAACGCCGGATTCGGCTGCAAGGCGGTCATCGAAGGGTTGGTCAAGGACATTCACCAACGCAATGTGGACATTCTCATCATGGTCTGCGACGTGACCGCCTACTACGACCCTCGATGGGGGACCATCAAGTCCCTGGAACCCCTGTGA
- a CDS encoding serine/threonine protein kinase — MVLRSGTVLIVGCREDEFGLLKDMIVQADPTLLVQHLGGANEQAVRGSPDLRLVIVRVGRRDSRPDVEVQKLRNLLGRSVPLMVLVPQGRGQRVRDILRAGADDYWILPVDESALPIRLQVLLEWGHRIRETMRTTSPGHDGVWHRFVTRLRAAWHRLVGRGRAAEEWQQKESVDTARFLDRWEKIRRLGFGSFGEVWLLREKSGHHLAVAKIPHEEKLNRKFLVEAAILGRLKDHPNAVKLLDVVKSGGKVVLIQEYVSGKSLQELLDEGLDALRKEKYYLQLLDVVAYAHRHHIMHRDIKPDNIVITPEGVLKLLDFGTAKDVMRRSISSTVIGSRPYMAPEQIMGRSRLASDVWALGVILYALTTEFLPFYSENEKELMDLILESPPQPLRELVSEVPEALEHIIGRCLEKDWKNRYHNAGVLQQALLEAFPEFGSGHILP; from the coding sequence GTGGTGTTGCGATCGGGAACAGTCTTGATTGTAGGCTGTCGAGAAGACGAGTTCGGGCTTCTCAAGGACATGATCGTTCAAGCGGACCCGACCCTGCTTGTTCAGCATCTCGGCGGGGCGAATGAGCAGGCCGTGCGCGGCAGTCCCGATCTGCGTCTGGTGATCGTGCGCGTGGGCCGACGCGACAGCCGACCGGATGTGGAGGTACAAAAATTGCGCAACCTGTTGGGCCGATCCGTGCCCCTCATGGTCCTGGTGCCTCAGGGCCGAGGGCAAAGAGTGCGGGACATTCTTCGTGCGGGTGCCGATGATTATTGGATTCTGCCTGTGGACGAGAGCGCCTTGCCCATTCGATTGCAGGTGTTGCTGGAATGGGGGCATCGCATTCGGGAAACCATGCGCACAACGAGTCCCGGGCACGACGGTGTGTGGCATCGCTTTGTCACGCGCCTTCGAGCCGCGTGGCATCGCCTTGTGGGGCGTGGGCGTGCTGCCGAAGAGTGGCAGCAAAAGGAATCGGTGGATACCGCACGTTTTCTCGACCGCTGGGAGAAGATACGGAGACTGGGTTTCGGCAGTTTTGGAGAGGTGTGGTTGCTTCGGGAAAAAAGTGGTCACCATCTGGCCGTGGCCAAAATCCCTCACGAAGAAAAACTCAACCGCAAATTCCTTGTGGAAGCGGCCATTCTCGGACGCCTCAAGGACCACCCCAACGCCGTGAAACTGCTGGATGTGGTCAAATCCGGCGGCAAGGTGGTTCTGATTCAAGAATATGTTTCGGGCAAATCTTTGCAAGAACTCCTGGACGAGGGCCTGGATGCCCTACGCAAGGAAAAATATTATTTGCAACTTTTGGATGTGGTGGCCTATGCTCATCGCCACCACATCATGCATCGCGACATCAAACCGGATAATATTGTGATTACCCCGGAAGGGGTCTTGAAGCTATTGGATTTCGGCACAGCAAAAGATGTGATGCGGCGGAGTATCAGCAGCACGGTCATCGGGTCCCGTCCTTATATGGCTCCCGAACAGATCATGGGACGCAGCCGCCTGGCCAGCGACGTTTGGGCTCTCGGTGTGATCCTCTACGCCTTAACCACCGAATTCTTGCCCTTTTACTCGGAAAACGAAAAGGAACTCATGGACCTCATTTTGGAATCCCCTCCACAGCCCCTTCGAGAACTGGTTTCCGAGGTTCCTGAGGCCTTGGAACACATCATCGGGCGCTGCTTGGAAAAGGACTGGAAAAATCGCTACCACAACGCCGGCGTGCTGCAACAGGCTTTACTGGAGGCCTTTCCGGAATTTGGAAGCGGCCACATTCTGCCCTGA
- a CDS encoding universal stress protein — translation MERILVTVTGGTTEDLGALARGICLARRIGAHLYVVGLERPTEHRGEEPYRLVPASEVGERMHMLIEGARGDGVSVSTYILRGNPEEGILAFCREHRVTLWIVGVPGRQRRKHHQAMMWVHSLRHKLGCSVEMVRPKSEIFRKESR, via the coding sequence ATGGAGCGGATCTTGGTGACGGTGACGGGAGGGACCACGGAAGACTTGGGGGCTTTGGCCCGAGGCATCTGCCTGGCGCGTCGAATTGGCGCCCATCTTTACGTAGTGGGCCTGGAGAGGCCGACGGAGCATCGAGGGGAAGAGCCCTACCGTCTCGTGCCGGCGTCAGAGGTCGGAGAGCGGATGCACATGCTGATTGAGGGGGCGCGAGGGGATGGGGTCTCGGTGAGCACTTACATCCTGAGAGGAAACCCCGAAGAGGGCATTTTGGCCTTCTGTAGGGAACATCGCGTCACGCTGTGGATTGTTGGGGTCCCTGGAAGGCAGAGGCGGAAGCACCATCAGGCGATGATGTGGGTTCATAGCCTTCGCCACAAGCTGGGGTGCTCGGTGGAGATGGTAAGACCTAAATCAGAGATTTTTAGGAAAGAAAGTAGGTGA